The nucleotide window tatatctatactaatattataaacctgaagtttgttttatttgtttgtttgcttgaacgcaataatctcaggaagtactggtccgatttaaaaaattcttttagtgctagatagcccatttatagaggaagactataggctatatatcatgcTAAGACCAATAAGATCTGagtccatgcggacgaagtcgcgggcagaagctagtagttttataaaaagaaatattaaggAATTCATTCATCAATTTCTATACAAAAGGTTTTATAGAATTTCCTTTTGATAGGTATgagtcaaataataataaaaaacagtttgtaacattaatatttaattcaagAAAAACTATAGAACCATTTTACAATGTACctacaataattacatttagttattttatgtaCAATTTATAGCGATTTCACTTTCACCAACATTATAATTTCATAGCTGTGTGATTTTTTCAAATGCCACATTAcagaactattattttttttttacaaaaataaaacagtaaaattgtagaaatgataaattgaacatcttaataaatattaagtgaagGTAGTGATTTAATTTACAGGATACAGTTTAGTTATCAATATCAATTACTTTTTTgactaaatttacaattaacaCTGCTAATATTTTGGACAAAAGATATTCAAGGTTATAAGTTAAAGGTGGCCAGACCATTTAGCTTCtgaaataaatagattttgaaACAAGCcctatataataaaagtatttgtctagaataataaaataccacaatagaatataatattagataacatggaataaatttgaatgaattCAAGTAGATTTTTATGATTTGATAAATCCGTATAGCCTTTTAATTgggtgttttatttttctagtCAAATGGAATGGAATGGAGCTATAAACAACGAAATATACCCatacattattttgtatgtttacaTGCTAACTGAGGAGCGATTGTTCATCCAGAATTGATGTCCAGAGACAACTAGTGTGATCACATATAGCAGAGCGGCAATCCAGCAGTTGTATGCATTCTGTAATTTCAACAAatactttgtaatttttgtataaagtagacttctttataaaaaatatacatatcgtATGCATGTACttcaaatacattattttagacAATATTAGTTGTTAGtttcacagaaaaaaaaaaaatttgattgcCATATTCCAATGAtccatttttttaaccgacttcaaaaaaaggagaaggttattcaattcgaccgtatatatataaaaatgtatgttcgaggataactccgtcgtttatgaaccgattttgataattcttgtttcgttgaaaaggagatatcccaagtttggtatcatgatgaggaaaccaagttctgatgatgggatcccagagaaatcgagggagacTCTCGAAAagccacataactttttactgggtgtaccgattttgatgacttcatttaatcgaatgccgatgtttatcatgtggtcacatttaaatttcatcgattacaacttttggagtaatctttgataatgcgtatatacttgacattttttttgtctaacaacgttgtattacttgtcgatataattgaaatcggtttttcttcgtttgcctgcaaacacaattataatttgattttaaattttgcttCATGATTGATCAGATCCTTGCTAATGAAATCTTGATTGAGAGTCTGTTGCCACTTAGCATCAATTACTTTGTACTAGTTTTATTACTCTTGCGTAAATCAGAAATTCACAATttcgtagtttttattttattataaaaatacgagGATAAACGATATAATTTCTGAATTATATATATCCAACACGATTTGCGGAATCACTTACCTGAGAGTATCCACTTTTTACTTCAGCTACGAATTCATCGATGCTGTGGTGATTTTCTCCAAGAGGTAAGTCTTCTAGAAGAGCTACGGCTCCAATATAGTAGAAGACGCCCATCaaggtctaaaatattcaagtaTTTATCAGATTTTCATGAAGTAAgtgtaaagaataaaaaatctttatactTACCAGTTGTATAATACCCCAAACACTCAAAACGAGTCCGCACAGCGATAGTTTCGGGCCACAGAATTTGCAGGCCATTTTgttcgtttattttataaaattacgaacaactaatattattttatcgacCAGTGCCTGTCAGCAAGTGTCAAAAACCCCTATAAAAATGGACACTCACATGATCGTTTGACTCTATGGTGTAGACGTATAGAGTATAATTTAtaccaaatataataataaccaaTTTCTCaattgtaaaatgttatgaaataattttaagaatgaagtaaatttatacaaaatattcactaagatatatttaatattatcaatacaaattatGTAATATGAATTAGGCCGTATTAGGCCTTATGTACATACTACATAGTACTTATTGAAATCAGCAACACTGACATCAAACATGAATGACACATTTTTCACATCTTTATCGTGTCTCTCTACTGTGTAAACTGTaaactgaatataaaatttgataatggTGGACCGCTTAGGTAGGCAATACACTAATATATTTGACAACATACAAATAGCATTTCGCTTAGTTTcgaacttaattaattttttcgtcaTAAGTTAAGTGGATAATCGGTATCATTGTTGATTCGCTCACTACTTTCCTTTGACGTCAAACTTTGATGCTGCACCGCAATATTACGAGaaggtttttctttttttcagtCAATAGTGAAGCCAATGCTAGAAGAATTGCTATGGTGGAAAGCTGCTTCGGCAGTTCGGGACaggtatgtttaattttataaagttctAAAAGTAGTCAAAGAAGTTTCTAactttagtatatttttatcaacCGACAAACAGAGCAGATAAATTCTCAGTATGCACGATTGGTGGGTTTGTCCAAagttatcatatttttatcattatgatATAGTTTTCGTTCTTAGTAGTTATGTATATAGTACATGATAATTGTTACAGTAAACCTTGTAAACATAAATGACTAACTTggttagataaaaaataatcctATAAAGATTTATCACTttcacttattattttttttaaattatataaattatttgaaattgttaACCATAACATTTAAtcagtaaattatataatactataataattatatggtattttaataattaatttgcattattaacaattatgtatttataaataaataaatattttaatttatttataaaatgcttACTAGCTAGCTGTTGTTAAATGTTAATagcttaatatttaatatttttaacgatttttatAGCCCCTGGCAGAACAAGGCCGGGTCCTAGTAGGAGAGGGAGTTTTGACAAAGATGTGCAGGAAAAAACCTAAGGCCCGGCAGTTTTTCCTCTTTAATGATATTCTTGTTTATGGCAATATAGttataaacaagaaaaaatataacaaacaacaTGTTATACCTCTAGAAGAAGTAAAATTGGAATCACTCAAAGATGAAGGACGTAagttcacaaaatat belongs to Melitaea cinxia chromosome 17, ilMelCinx1.1, whole genome shotgun sequence and includes:
- the LOC123661737 gene encoding ribonuclease kappa-like; this encodes MACKFCGPKLSLCGLVLSVWGIIQLTLMGVFYYIGAVALLEDLPLGENHHSIDEFVAEVKSGYSQNAYNCWIAALLYVITLVVSGHQFWMNNRSSVSM